Proteins encoded in a region of the Candidatus Moanabacter tarae genome:
- a CDS encoding Hydroxypyruvate reductase, with product MNTLKTACVAWDAEEIPEWVPPQIEAAGVKFEALQCQTASEALLFARNADIIWVMGGSNLITREIIPQLDSCGAIIRSGSGTDNIPVDLATEYGIIVANTPDATTVPVAEHTIGLLLSVVRRIPIHDRLVRQGEWNDSKSTPRFLLQGSTVGLIGFGRIARCVADRLAPFGVKLILVYDPFVDAEAIVKGNVKNVDLPQLLSESDFISIHTPLLEETHHLISEVEISQMKSTCVVINTSRGSVVDNKALANALREGRVWGAGLDVLESEPPDEDDLLLQLDNVVLTSHIGARHEGHLDGFWQLSVETIIDLSRGKWPVSYVNPGVKPRWKLTER from the coding sequence GTGAATACTTTAAAAACAGCCTGTGTCGCCTGGGACGCTGAAGAAATTCCCGAATGGGTGCCACCCCAAATTGAAGCGGCCGGGGTCAAATTCGAAGCTCTACAATGTCAGACTGCTAGTGAGGCTCTGTTGTTCGCACGTAACGCCGATATAATATGGGTTATGGGTGGCTCTAACTTGATCACGAGGGAGATTATACCACAACTGGATTCCTGTGGAGCCATAATTCGGAGCGGCAGTGGAACAGACAATATTCCTGTAGACCTTGCTACCGAATATGGCATCATCGTTGCAAACACACCAGATGCTACGACTGTCCCTGTAGCTGAACACACCATAGGACTACTCCTTTCGGTAGTGCGACGCATCCCCATCCACGATCGTCTTGTACGACAGGGTGAGTGGAATGACTCTAAATCAACACCCCGTTTTTTACTCCAGGGAAGTACAGTTGGATTGATAGGTTTCGGTAGAATCGCACGCTGTGTTGCGGATCGGCTCGCTCCCTTCGGGGTAAAACTAATTTTAGTCTATGATCCCTTTGTCGATGCTGAGGCGATAGTAAAAGGCAACGTCAAGAATGTCGATCTCCCGCAACTACTATCTGAATCAGACTTTATCTCCATTCATACTCCACTTCTCGAAGAGACACATCATCTGATCAGTGAAGTCGAGATTTCCCAAATGAAATCGACTTGTGTGGTTATCAACACCTCCAGAGGATCCGTTGTTGATAACAAAGCGCTCGCCAACGCTTTGAGAGAGGGAAGAGTTTGGGGTGCAGGCCTTGATGTGTTAGAAAGCGAACCGCCAGATGAAGACGATTTGCTACTGCAATTGGATAATGTCGTCCTGACATCACACATCGGCGCGCGGCACGAGGGCCACTTGGACGGATTCTGGCAGCTTTCCGTTGAGACGATCATTGACTTGTCTCGCGGGAAGTGGCCGGTGTCTTACGTGAATCCAGGAGTAAAACCTCGATGGAAATTAACGGAAAGATAG
- a CDS encoding L-talarate/galactarate dehydratase, with protein MRISDLQIHLPVGLLRLRTDTDLEGWCLGVDEGSAERIHKQYREILIGADPMERERLWNKLVSLDRFGYLPHSVRGYVDVALWDLIAKACGVPVYQMIGGFRDRIPAYKMGPNFPSVEEFVQAAVTAKEEGFFGYKDHCYHGPDTMMEVARQARSAVGPDFHLMHDSVQTYTYTQALSVGRVLEEEDYFWFEEPLRDYDLMGLKKLADALDVPIAAAEYLPGSAFSTSQLLASHAVDIVRASVPWRGGITDMLKIARLAESFGVNCEITSIGTGFGFVHAHVIGAIRNCTYFEATAIGSLGGEPLIKNPLQINNGHLSVPQGLGLGMDLDWAEIEKQTSKIL; from the coding sequence ATGCGTATTTCTGATCTCCAAATCCACCTACCCGTCGGCCTTCTGCGCCTCAGAACTGATACGGACTTAGAGGGTTGGTGCTTAGGTGTAGATGAAGGGAGTGCAGAACGTATCCATAAACAGTACCGGGAAATCCTAATCGGCGCAGACCCCATGGAACGGGAGCGCCTTTGGAACAAACTAGTCAGCCTAGACCGTTTCGGTTACCTTCCCCATTCGGTACGAGGATACGTTGACGTTGCCCTCTGGGATCTAATCGCCAAAGCTTGCGGAGTGCCTGTCTACCAAATGATTGGCGGCTTCCGAGATCGTATTCCTGCGTATAAAATGGGGCCCAACTTCCCTTCCGTTGAAGAGTTCGTTCAAGCCGCTGTCACAGCTAAAGAAGAGGGATTTTTCGGTTATAAGGATCACTGCTACCACGGCCCAGATACAATGATGGAAGTAGCTCGTCAGGCTCGGAGTGCTGTGGGCCCTGACTTCCATCTCATGCACGACAGCGTGCAAACCTACACCTATACCCAGGCTCTTTCCGTCGGCCGGGTTCTGGAGGAAGAGGATTACTTCTGGTTCGAAGAACCATTACGGGATTATGATCTTATGGGACTTAAGAAGCTGGCTGATGCTCTCGATGTCCCCATCGCTGCGGCCGAGTACCTCCCGGGTTCTGCCTTTTCAACCTCCCAACTACTTGCAAGTCATGCAGTTGATATTGTGAGAGCTAGCGTCCCGTGGCGAGGTGGCATAACGGATATGCTCAAAATCGCAAGACTTGCTGAGAGTTTTGGAGTCAATTGCGAAATCACATCAATAGGGACTGGATTTGGTTTTGTCCACGCTCATGTTATTGGTGCAATTCGCAATTGTACCTACTTTGAGGCCACCGCGATTGGTTCCCTAGGAGGTGAGCCACTCATCAAAAATCCACTCCAGATCAATAACGGTCATCTTTCGGTACCCCAGGGGCTGGGCCTGGGGATGGACCTCGATTGGGCCGAAATCGAAAAACAAACCTCAAAAATCTTGTGA
- the fabG_11 gene encoding 3-oxoacyl-[acyl-carrier-protein] reductase FabG, with translation MTPDLSSSCHLNGSIAVVTGAAQGLGLGIVEKLARSGATAIIADLQEATARVEAEKLRTQGLSVDAAYLDVTDSTAVRTFFTDLVAQHGHLDILVNNAGVGQKVDPIVETTDQEWDRVISATLTSAFYCSRAAGGIMEDQESGCIVNISSINGQNPAALVGAYNVAKAGIISLTQTLAIELAAYSVRVNAICPGPVYTDFNKSNMAQRCQTLNITEEEMIERIRSAIPLGRWGEPIDIAQAVAFLCSAAASWITGEVLRVSGGLAGVSATPPKRIKTR, from the coding sequence ATGACCCCTGACTTATCTTCTTCTTGCCACCTAAATGGCTCAATTGCCGTTGTTACTGGCGCCGCCCAAGGACTAGGACTAGGAATCGTCGAGAAATTGGCTCGAAGTGGTGCAACCGCGATCATTGCCGATCTGCAGGAGGCAACAGCAAGAGTAGAAGCAGAAAAGTTGCGAACACAGGGTCTTAGCGTGGACGCAGCCTATCTCGATGTCACGGATAGCACCGCAGTCAGGACTTTCTTCACGGACCTAGTAGCTCAACACGGGCACCTTGACATCCTAGTTAACAATGCAGGAGTCGGGCAGAAAGTAGATCCCATTGTCGAAACAACTGATCAGGAGTGGGACCGGGTAATCAGCGCCACCCTAACCAGTGCATTCTACTGTAGCCGTGCTGCAGGCGGGATAATGGAGGACCAGGAATCAGGATGTATCGTCAATATTTCATCCATAAATGGTCAAAATCCAGCAGCTTTGGTTGGAGCCTACAACGTAGCCAAAGCCGGGATCATTAGCCTGACTCAAACTCTGGCGATCGAGCTTGCGGCCTACAGTGTTCGGGTCAATGCGATCTGTCCTGGACCCGTTTACACAGATTTCAATAAATCGAATATGGCCCAACGATGTCAGACTCTCAATATAACAGAAGAGGAAATGATTGAACGCATCCGAAGCGCCATCCCGCTAGGCCGCTGGGGAGAACCAATCGATATCGCTCAAGCTGTCGCTTTTCTCTGCAGTGCCGCAGCCTCCTGGATCACCGGCGAAGTTCTCCGAGTAAGCGGCGGTTTGGCTGGGGTCTCAGCTACACCGCCTAAGCGGATCAAGACAAGATAA
- the fabG_12 gene encoding 3-oxoacyl-[acyl-carrier-protein] reductase FabG, translating into MTPDLSSSCHLNGSIAVVTGAAQGLGLGIVEKLARSGATAIIADLQEATARVEAEKLRTQGLSVDAAYLDVTDSTAVRTFFTDLVAQHGHLDILVNNAGVGQKVDPIVETTDQEWDRVISATLTSAFYCSRAAGGIMEDQESGCIVNISSINGQNPAALVGAYNVAKAGIISLTQTLAIELAAYSVRVNAICPGPVYTDFNKSNMAQRCQTLNITEEEMIERIRSAIPLGRWGEPIDIAQAVAFLCSAAASWITGEVLRVSGGLAGFPATLPEQIKTR; encoded by the coding sequence ATGACCCCTGACTTATCTTCTTCTTGCCACCTAAATGGCTCAATTGCCGTTGTTACTGGCGCCGCCCAAGGACTAGGACTAGGAATCGTCGAGAAATTGGCTCGAAGTGGTGCAACCGCGATCATTGCCGATCTGCAGGAGGCAACAGCAAGAGTAGAAGCAGAAAAGTTGCGAACACAGGGTCTTAGCGTGGACGCAGCCTATCTCGATGTCACGGATAGCACCGCAGTCAGGACTTTCTTCACGGACCTAGTAGCTCAACACGGGCACCTTGACATCCTAGTTAACAATGCAGGAGTCGGGCAGAAAGTAGATCCCATTGTCGAAACAACTGATCAGGAGTGGGACCGGGTAATCAGCGCCACCCTAACCAGTGCATTCTACTGTAGCCGTGCTGCAGGCGGGATAATGGAGGACCAGGAATCAGGATGTATCGTCAATATTTCATCCATAAATGGTCAAAATCCAGCAGCTTTGGTTGGAGCCTACAACGTAGCCAAAGCCGGGATCATTAGCCTGACTCAAACTCTGGCGATCGAGCTTGCGGCCTACAGTGTTCGGGTCAATGCGATCTGTCCTGGACCCGTTTACACAGATTTCAATAAATCGAATATGGCCCAACGATGTCAGACTCTCAATATAACAGAAGAGGAAATGATTGAACGCATCCGAAGCGCCATCCCGCTAGGCCGCTGGGGAGAACCAATCGATATCGCTCAAGCTGTCGCTTTTCTCTGCAGTGCCGCAGCCTCCTGGATCACCGGCGAAGTTCTCCGAGTAAGCGGCGGTTTGGCTGGGTTCCCGGCTACACTGCCTGAGCAGATCAAGACAAGATAA
- the ydjJ_2 gene encoding putative zinc-type alcohol dehydrogenase-like protein YdjJ has protein sequence MLREAVCTAPHTIEWRDYDIPKLAPRDVRIEAQFGAAKHGTELSRFKGGTAFRGKMDPNLSVFDHNKDSVSEPMRIGNMVVGRIIELGAEVRKFSIDDRVLAYGGIKRVHTVPETRVWLLPKEVPWQSGVCLDPANFSLGAIRDGHIRIGDAVAFFGLGAISLMGLQIARLAGAHPIVAVDPLENRRKVAENLGATHVLDPTRIDAGKEIKKICAKRGADVVIEYSGKHSALQDALRGVAFGGTVVCGASPTPYEAGLDFGAEAHINRPNIIFSRACSDPSRDHPRWSEIRILETSHRFIVSGCITGVGIVSDPVPVENIMEGYLRMAENPEFSIKLGYSFGP, from the coding sequence ATGCTTAGAGAAGCAGTATGTACGGCACCCCACACGATCGAGTGGCGTGATTACGATATACCAAAGTTAGCTCCTAGAGATGTGCGCATCGAAGCGCAATTCGGAGCAGCAAAGCATGGAACGGAACTTTCGAGGTTCAAAGGTGGCACCGCCTTTCGGGGCAAAATGGATCCTAATCTTAGTGTTTTCGATCACAACAAGGATTCTGTAAGTGAACCTATGAGGATTGGAAACATGGTAGTAGGGCGAATAATCGAACTCGGCGCAGAGGTGAGAAAGTTCTCCATAGACGATCGAGTTCTCGCCTATGGAGGAATAAAACGGGTGCATACGGTCCCCGAAACCCGCGTCTGGCTGCTACCGAAAGAAGTGCCTTGGCAGTCGGGGGTTTGTCTTGATCCGGCTAATTTTTCTTTGGGAGCGATTCGTGATGGGCATATCCGTATTGGGGATGCAGTAGCATTTTTCGGGTTAGGTGCGATATCCCTTATGGGTTTACAGATTGCTCGATTGGCAGGTGCACATCCGATTGTTGCCGTAGATCCACTCGAAAATCGACGCAAGGTGGCGGAAAATCTGGGTGCAACCCATGTTTTAGATCCAACGCGAATCGATGCGGGGAAGGAGATAAAAAAAATCTGTGCAAAGCGCGGAGCTGATGTTGTTATCGAATATAGTGGAAAGCATAGTGCTTTGCAGGATGCCCTCCGTGGCGTTGCTTTCGGTGGAACCGTGGTTTGTGGTGCTTCCCCGACTCCTTACGAAGCTGGTCTAGATTTTGGCGCTGAGGCCCACATAAACCGACCGAATATAATATTTTCGCGAGCCTGCAGTGATCCATCCCGTGATCATCCACGATGGAGTGAGATCCGGATTCTCGAAACCAGTCATCGGTTTATTGTTTCCGGCTGTATTACGGGAGTTGGGATTGTGTCGGATCCTGTACCGGTGGAAAACATTATGGAGGGATACTTGAGAATGGCAGAGAATCCTGAATTCTCGATTAAGTTGGGCTACTCTTTTGGTCCATAG
- the proA_5 gene encoding 4-hydroxy-4-methyl-2-oxoglutarate aldolase/4-carboxy-4-hydroxy-2-oxoadipate aldolase, protein MSTEGNAEIYKRSPIGTFTKEHLIEYTSDWKGERFPDGRPKVPDDIIERMKGVTLTQAWSSCKGAEYEYQFENGFTCTHPEGVLCGRALTATFMPRRPDVRQALDKQGEEGSHEGDHIHWPINALVQGDIYVADVYGKIDHGAVIGDNLAASIKAKTGNGVVHNNSVRDIAGIKELPDFACFVRGWHPSVAAPTIMLTGLNCPTRIGGVTAMPGDVVLGKEDAVVFIPPHLAENTVKQAEIVHLRDIFGKSRLEEGVYLPGEIDGRWSEKIEKDFSTWLEDHLDELPVPKHAIQDYLKERTW, encoded by the coding sequence ATGTCGACCGAAGGAAACGCTGAGATCTACAAACGGAGCCCGATTGGAACCTTTACGAAGGAACATCTAATCGAATACACATCTGATTGGAAAGGGGAGCGCTTTCCAGACGGACGCCCTAAGGTGCCAGATGATATCATTGAGCGAATGAAGGGTGTTACTTTGACCCAGGCTTGGTCTAGTTGCAAAGGAGCTGAATACGAGTATCAGTTTGAAAACGGGTTTACTTGCACGCATCCAGAGGGGGTTCTTTGCGGTCGGGCCTTGACGGCTACTTTTATGCCGAGACGGCCGGATGTGCGTCAGGCCCTAGATAAACAGGGTGAGGAGGGTAGCCACGAAGGAGATCATATTCATTGGCCTATAAACGCCTTGGTGCAGGGAGATATCTACGTAGCGGATGTCTACGGGAAAATTGATCATGGTGCTGTTATAGGTGACAATCTAGCTGCATCGATCAAGGCGAAGACAGGCAACGGAGTGGTCCACAATAATTCGGTTCGGGATATAGCGGGAATTAAAGAGCTGCCTGATTTTGCTTGTTTCGTAAGGGGTTGGCACCCATCGGTTGCTGCTCCCACCATCATGTTGACAGGCCTTAACTGCCCCACCCGAATTGGTGGGGTTACTGCGATGCCCGGAGACGTTGTCTTGGGCAAAGAAGATGCCGTAGTATTCATTCCTCCTCACCTTGCTGAGAATACGGTTAAACAGGCGGAGATCGTGCATCTTAGAGACATATTTGGTAAGAGCCGTCTGGAGGAAGGGGTCTACCTGCCAGGAGAAATTGACGGTCGCTGGAGTGAGAAAATTGAGAAAGACTTTTCGACTTGGCTGGAAGACCATCTAGATGAATTGCCGGTGCCAAAACACGCTATTCAAGACTATCTAAAGGAACGAACTTGGTAG
- the kanJ_2 gene encoding Kanamycin B dioxygenase: MALEENLLEIRLNGFSILQGIIPNSEVSGVRDSVVSAQARHDAESAAEQNAIRARGHRIGVKGVGNMLQVINETQAFAPYLANSQILDVAEAFFGPWSRISSTSCVINYPGNERGYWHADWPYNQTNSSHIRAPYPDTLLHLATIWMLSDFTEENGGTFLLPGSHRMNQNPSVRAVLERNRTDSAESADPLPGFETDSPYPTEVQATGEAGSVLLYDSRLWHAVAPNQSDHPRVAILVRYAPWWLNLNPTMKGRPEHDMMVVERETKNYENPPIDRRVYESLPEEVKPLYRHFVG; encoded by the coding sequence ATGGCGTTAGAAGAAAATCTCCTAGAGATCCGATTGAACGGATTCAGTATTTTGCAAGGGATCATACCGAATAGTGAGGTCTCTGGAGTACGTGATAGTGTTGTTAGTGCCCAAGCCCGCCATGATGCCGAATCCGCGGCAGAACAGAATGCGATTCGGGCTCGGGGTCATCGGATTGGAGTGAAAGGCGTGGGCAACATGCTTCAGGTAATCAATGAGACACAGGCGTTTGCTCCTTATCTCGCTAATAGCCAAATCCTTGATGTTGCGGAAGCATTTTTCGGACCTTGGAGCCGGATTTCAAGTACGAGTTGCGTGATTAATTATCCCGGAAACGAACGCGGCTACTGGCATGCTGATTGGCCCTATAACCAAACCAATTCTTCTCATATCAGAGCTCCTTATCCGGACACACTCCTACATCTTGCCACGATCTGGATGTTATCAGATTTTACCGAGGAAAACGGGGGAACTTTTCTTCTACCTGGAAGTCACCGTATGAACCAAAATCCTTCCGTTCGAGCTGTGCTCGAACGGAACCGAACCGACTCCGCTGAATCGGCGGACCCTCTACCTGGATTTGAGACCGACAGTCCGTACCCAACCGAAGTCCAAGCAACTGGAGAAGCGGGAAGTGTACTCCTTTATGATAGCCGACTTTGGCATGCAGTGGCCCCAAATCAATCTGATCATCCAAGAGTAGCAATTCTTGTTCGCTATGCTCCTTGGTGGTTAAATTTGAACCCTACGATGAAGGGGCGTCCGGAACACGACATGATGGTTGTCGAAAGGGAAACCAAAAATTACGAAAATCCTCCCATTGATCGCAGAGTCTACGAATCTCTCCCTGAAGAGGTTAAACCGCTCTATCGGCACTTTGTTGGCTAG
- a CDS encoding Hydroxypyruvate reductase — MKILYLRGEDGVDRRNFGYFEKAIDGRFPIQIFDPEQSIVEQFKGIEVVVDPGGQFGSRDLINTAVGAGVKLWQVTTNGTEHVDVAFFLERELALANSPGPLSAVPLAEHVLMVILCFTKNLHLNRAQDWKPTLCEELAGRTVGLIGFGASARAVAERVWPLGMRIIATEISDVSKEDQDKYHLDFIGKPSDLDSVLARSDYLSLHLHLNSETRHLIDQRALELMKPTAVLINIARGGLIDEAALIQALKTGQIKGAGLDVFSHEPLDPNSPLLRMDNVIATPHSSAYTPGTPRRRFGAAAENVVRIAEGKPPINLVTTLLR; from the coding sequence ATGAAGATTCTATATTTACGAGGCGAGGATGGGGTGGATCGTCGTAATTTTGGGTATTTTGAAAAAGCGATTGACGGACGCTTTCCCATTCAGATTTTCGATCCGGAGCAAAGTATTGTAGAGCAGTTTAAAGGCATCGAAGTAGTAGTTGATCCTGGGGGACAGTTTGGAAGCCGTGATCTTATTAATACTGCGGTGGGCGCTGGGGTAAAACTTTGGCAAGTCACAACCAATGGCACCGAGCATGTAGACGTTGCCTTCTTCCTTGAACGAGAGTTGGCTTTGGCCAATTCTCCGGGGCCGCTTAGCGCGGTTCCATTGGCAGAGCATGTTCTAATGGTAATTCTTTGCTTCACTAAGAACCTCCACCTTAATCGTGCTCAAGATTGGAAACCAACTCTATGCGAAGAGTTAGCGGGACGAACGGTGGGGCTGATTGGATTTGGGGCAAGCGCACGGGCTGTTGCTGAAAGAGTTTGGCCGCTTGGCATGCGTATTATTGCCACGGAAATCTCTGATGTTTCTAAGGAGGACCAAGACAAATATCACCTTGATTTTATTGGTAAACCATCTGATTTGGATAGCGTGTTAGCTAGATCAGATTATCTCTCTCTTCATCTTCATCTTAATTCCGAAACTAGGCATTTGATAGATCAGCGGGCCCTAGAGTTGATGAAACCCACAGCGGTATTAATTAATATCGCGCGAGGAGGACTGATTGATGAGGCGGCTCTTATCCAGGCCTTGAAGACTGGGCAGATAAAAGGTGCGGGGTTGGACGTTTTTTCTCATGAACCATTGGATCCGAATAGTCCATTGTTAAGGATGGACAACGTAATTGCCACACCCCATAGCTCTGCTTACACACCAGGGACACCACGTCGCCGCTTTGGGGCGGCAGCTGAGAATGTAGTTCGTATCGCGGAGGGTAAACCGCCAATAAATCTGGTGACTACGCTGTTGCGTTGA
- a CDS encoding 2-dehydro-3,6-dideoxy-6-sulfogluconate aldolase, whose translation MNQLNLKQRIHKGDTIVGMQVPISSEPDHVKGILDKQTYDFIHVDGQHSPFDEKELFTFCEALDELGIPILLRIEHTRNAFLAGNYLDLGPSGIEVPQVELKSTVDEAIAGMYYLPIGNRSWGEPRKGSDVPTDRIEYAHWWSEFGVLILQLESVDAVTNASQLAKKGVDCLSFGPNDLDFSLDMHPHYPFKSVDECVRHVVEQLADCSVAVCYRTSPNNRQKYADLGVTIFIEEPSNS comes from the coding sequence ATGAACCAATTAAATTTGAAACAGCGTATCCACAAAGGGGATACCATTGTAGGAATGCAGGTCCCAATTTCATCGGAACCGGATCATGTCAAAGGAATCCTCGATAAGCAAACTTACGATTTTATTCATGTTGATGGTCAGCATTCTCCTTTTGATGAAAAAGAGTTATTCACTTTCTGCGAAGCACTCGATGAGCTTGGTATTCCGATTCTTTTGAGGATTGAACATACGCGAAATGCCTTTCTCGCGGGCAATTATCTTGATCTGGGTCCCTCCGGAATTGAGGTTCCCCAGGTGGAGTTGAAGTCAACGGTCGATGAAGCTATTGCAGGAATGTACTATTTGCCCATTGGTAATCGAAGTTGGGGGGAGCCTCGTAAGGGTTCTGATGTTCCAACTGATCGGATCGAGTACGCCCATTGGTGGAGCGAGTTTGGAGTGTTAATACTGCAATTGGAGTCAGTGGATGCAGTAACTAATGCGAGTCAATTGGCTAAGAAGGGAGTAGATTGTCTCTCCTTTGGTCCCAACGATTTAGATTTCAGTCTCGATATGCATCCACACTATCCGTTTAAATCTGTCGATGAATGTGTGCGGCACGTGGTCGAGCAGCTTGCTGACTGTAGCGTTGCGGTTTGCTACAGAACGAGTCCGAACAATCGACAAAAATACGCCGATCTTGGCGTTACCATTTTTATCGAGGAGCCGTCTAATTCCTGA
- a CDS encoding L-talarate/galactarate dehydratase, whose translation MQITDVRIYILPGEPKQRSVDHRGGIDKVPQGRSNMFTHASGFGPSSDLPDGWLEACQDPTEYPTFEATLRLETDGPLDAYGTFNTGFHKEELVHRAQEFKIHLGSLLMGVDAFDREFVWQRLWFAQRFYYTGRVFLDMVDRMLWDLASRHAAQPIYRLLGACREKVPAYKNHGGTTIDDMIAAALKVKEDGYVGTKDHSYRGVKGNTDLARELRAAVGDDFLLMHDPVWSYTYDEAVKIGRVLEKYNYRWIEEPLQDYDMWGMKKLCDTLDLPVLGLEWIGAIGGQPYQTSAFLAMQAVDIARQRGIGITGQVKQAQLGEAFGIDVHGGDPHVILSVPNDPIYETVGIGPRPSPDEITCRGIPFYENGYMSIAWNDRVPEEPDWDEMERNSVAVV comes from the coding sequence ATGCAGATAACAGACGTGCGCATCTATATACTGCCGGGGGAACCGAAGCAACGCTCGGTAGACCACCGTGGTGGGATCGATAAAGTTCCACAGGGGCGGTCCAATATGTTTACCCATGCCTCGGGATTCGGCCCATCAAGTGATTTGCCCGATGGCTGGCTCGAAGCGTGTCAGGATCCCACCGAATACCCTACCTTTGAAGCTACATTGCGACTGGAAACAGACGGCCCCTTAGATGCTTACGGTACCTTTAACACAGGGTTTCATAAAGAAGAATTGGTCCATCGGGCTCAGGAATTTAAAATCCACCTAGGGTCCCTATTGATGGGGGTAGATGCTTTTGATCGCGAATTTGTCTGGCAGAGATTGTGGTTTGCTCAACGTTTCTACTATACGGGTCGCGTATTTCTTGATATGGTTGACAGGATGCTGTGGGACCTGGCCAGCCGCCATGCTGCCCAGCCAATCTACCGCCTTCTCGGAGCCTGTCGCGAGAAAGTACCGGCTTATAAGAACCACGGTGGCACAACCATCGATGACATGATAGCGGCTGCGCTGAAAGTTAAAGAGGACGGATACGTCGGAACGAAGGATCATTCCTATCGCGGCGTCAAGGGCAATACTGATCTGGCAAGAGAGTTGCGCGCCGCTGTGGGAGATGATTTTCTCCTTATGCACGACCCTGTTTGGTCCTATACTTATGACGAGGCAGTAAAGATTGGTCGTGTTCTTGAAAAGTACAACTATCGGTGGATCGAAGAGCCCCTCCAAGATTACGATATGTGGGGAATGAAAAAACTCTGTGACACTCTTGACCTACCTGTACTCGGGTTGGAATGGATCGGCGCCATAGGTGGTCAACCTTATCAGACGTCTGCCTTCCTAGCTATGCAAGCGGTAGACATTGCTCGCCAGCGAGGAATCGGTATCACTGGTCAAGTTAAGCAAGCCCAATTGGGCGAAGCATTCGGAATCGATGTACATGGGGGAGATCCGCACGTGATCCTCTCAGTTCCGAACGACCCGATTTATGAAACAGTCGGAATAGGTCCGCGTCCATCCCCTGATGAAATCACCTGCCGCGGTATACCCTTTTACGAAAACGGGTACATGAGTATTGCCTGGAATGATCGAGTTCCTGAGGAACCGGATTGGGATGAGATGGAACGAAACTCTGTTGCCGTAGTTTGA